A window of Procambarus clarkii isolate CNS0578487 chromosome 9, FALCON_Pclarkii_2.0, whole genome shotgun sequence contains these coding sequences:
- the LOC138362867 gene encoding uncharacterized protein produces the protein MFCKTRDEKILDMCTRKQITMLEDHFGLKGRYDKVEERREALRTWLREQKAEEKEAECQCEEEEIQCQQEGAEALPQNEEPHGLEEISDSRESSLERHEVEPKLEPGDNEVQLQREERQARLEQEKAKAEQERAKAEQEKAKAEQEKAKAEQEKLKVGQERAKAEQETAKAELAMIKMEAAKADQERIKMARRENRVKNEGKSVVTLAMCDPRSKYTNVFHDKPQTVNLVNERKRGEEIVKKSNCRENERRRDSMCGETLMSSLGEVERHVRSSVVECSTVLEETFRERRRVEGEERELFVFGEEVAENFEASTDEVVDKTPR, from the exons ATGTTCTGCAAAACTCGTGACGAGAAGATTCTAGATATGTGCACTAGAAAGCAGATAACGATGTTAGAAGACCATTTCGGCCTAAAGGGTAGGTATGATAAGGTAGAGGAAAGACGCGAGGCGCTGCGAACTTGGTTAAGGGAACAAAAAGcagaagagaaggaagcagagtgcCAATGTGAAGAAGAGGAAATACAGTGCCAGCAAGAAGGAGCTGAGGCTCTGCCTCAGAATGAAGAACCCCATGGGTTGGAAGAAATTTCAGA CAGCAGGGAAAGCAGCCTTGAGAGGCACGAGGTGGAACCAAAGTTGGAACCAGGAGACAATGAGGTACAGCTGCAACGTGAAGAGAGGCAGGCTCGGCTTGAGCAAGAGAAAGCCAAAGCCGAGCAGGAGCGAGCTAAAGCTGAACAAGAGAAAGCTAAAGCCGAACAGGAAAAGGCTAAAGCTGAACAGGAAAAACTTAAAGTCGGACAAGAGAGAGCCAAGGCCGAACAAGAAACGGCCAAGGCTGAACTGGCTATGATAAAGATGGAGGCGGCTAAAGCAGATCAAGAGAGAATTAAGATGGCacgaagggagaacagagtgaagaatgag GGCAAGagtgttgtgaccctggccatgtgtgacccccgaagtaaatatactaatgtgttccatgaCAAACCACAGacagtgaacttagtgaacgagag aaaacgtggagaagagatagtgaagaagagtaattgccgagaaaatgaaaggagaagagacagtatgtgtggagagacgcTTATGAGCAGtctaggagaggtagagcgacatgtacggtcgagtgttgttgagtgtagtacagtgctcgaagaaacttttagagaacgaagaagagttgaaggagaagaaagggaatt gtttgtctttggggaagaagttgctgagaacttcgaagccagcacagatgaagtagttgataagACTcctaggtag